In Edaphobacter dinghuensis, one genomic interval encodes:
- a CDS encoding YjhG/YagF family D-xylonate dehydratase, with the protein MSRASQPGANNIPPIPITSILESPGFDHSAVKTHAAGPQGALPITPEMLLTQPSGNLFGLSQDAGMGWEPQRLLDPEFLILSTHGGVRAADGTPIALGFHTGHWEVGLLVSEAAGELRAQHCIPFAGACTDPCDGRTQGTEGMLDSLPYRNDAAIVLRRLMRSLPTRKGVLGVATCDKGLPAMMMALASSGKVPSILIPGGVTLLPDEGEDAGKVQTIGARFAQKQITLEYAADIGCRACASPGGGCQFLGTAATAQVVGEALGLSLPHTALAPSGQPIWLDAAQRSARAIVRMTQTAMGTDAILTAASIKNAMVLHAAFGGSTNLLLHLPAIAHAAGLPRPTAADWAEINRRTPRLVDALPNGPRYFATVQVFLAGGVPEVMLHLRRAGLLDTSVKTVAGTTLDECLNWWQDSLRRRELKEQLLTQDGIDADDVIMSPDVARSRGLTSTVCFPSGNLAPEGSVIKSTAIDPSLIDEAGVYRHRGPARVFITESAAIDAIKNGAVLEGDVMVLICGGPLGAGMQEIYQITAALKALPHCKHVAVLTDARFSGVSTGACIGHISPEALAGGPIGCIQEGDTIEIVIDRNALAGSVDLVGESGEIFSREEGSRRLAARSPRPDLAPHPALPNDTRLWAALVQASGGVWGGCVYDTDMILARLAPPTSKPERSDT; encoded by the coding sequence CCGGCAATCTCTTTGGTTTGAGCCAGGACGCGGGCATGGGATGGGAGCCGCAGCGGCTGCTCGATCCGGAGTTCCTCATCCTCAGCACTCATGGCGGAGTGCGCGCGGCTGACGGCACTCCTATCGCGCTCGGCTTTCACACCGGACACTGGGAGGTCGGCCTGCTGGTCTCCGAGGCCGCCGGGGAGCTACGCGCGCAGCACTGCATCCCCTTCGCGGGAGCGTGTACCGATCCCTGCGACGGCCGCACGCAGGGCACCGAGGGCATGCTCGACTCGCTGCCTTATCGCAACGACGCCGCGATTGTGCTGCGCCGCCTGATGCGTTCGCTGCCGACACGTAAGGGCGTATTGGGTGTTGCGACGTGCGACAAGGGGCTGCCCGCCATGATGATGGCGCTGGCGTCCTCGGGTAAAGTTCCCAGCATCCTTATTCCGGGCGGAGTCACGCTTCTGCCCGACGAAGGCGAAGATGCGGGCAAGGTACAGACTATCGGCGCACGTTTTGCCCAGAAGCAGATCACGCTGGAGTATGCCGCCGACATCGGCTGCCGCGCGTGTGCTTCGCCGGGTGGAGGCTGCCAGTTTCTGGGTACGGCTGCAACAGCGCAGGTGGTGGGCGAGGCGCTTGGCCTTTCGCTGCCGCACACTGCGCTTGCGCCATCGGGACAGCCGATCTGGCTCGACGCCGCGCAACGCTCGGCCCGCGCCATCGTGCGCATGACGCAGACTGCGATGGGCACCGACGCGATTCTTACTGCGGCCTCGATCAAGAACGCAATGGTGCTGCACGCTGCCTTTGGCGGCTCGACTAACCTTTTACTGCATCTGCCTGCCATCGCCCATGCGGCAGGGTTGCCGCGGCCAACCGCGGCCGACTGGGCCGAGATCAATCGCAGGACGCCGCGACTGGTCGATGCGCTGCCGAACGGCCCGCGCTACTTCGCCACGGTGCAGGTCTTTCTCGCCGGTGGTGTGCCTGAGGTGATGCTGCACCTTCGACGTGCAGGGCTGCTCGACACTAGCGTAAAAACGGTGGCGGGAACGACGCTCGACGAGTGCCTGAACTGGTGGCAGGACAGCCTGCGCCGTCGCGAACTTAAGGAACAACTGCTTACGCAGGACGGCATCGATGCTGACGACGTCATCATGTCACCCGATGTCGCTCGCTCGCGCGGCCTGACTTCGACTGTCTGCTTTCCTTCCGGCAATCTTGCGCCGGAGGGCAGCGTGATCAAGAGCACGGCCATCGATCCCTCGCTGATCGACGAAGCCGGAGTCTATCGTCATCGCGGCCCCGCGCGTGTCTTCATCACGGAGAGCGCAGCCATTGATGCCATCAAAAACGGCGCCGTGCTTGAAGGCGATGTGATGGTGCTTATCTGCGGCGGCCCTCTCGGAGCCGGCATGCAGGAGATCTACCAGATCACTGCTGCGCTCAAGGCGCTGCCTCACTGCAAGCATGTCGCTGTGCTTACCGATGCTCGCTTCAGCGGCGTTTCTACAGGAGCTTGCATCGGTCACATCTCTCCTGAAGCTCTCGCCGGCGGGCCCATCGGCTGCATTCAAGAGGGTGACACGATCGAGATCGTCATCGATCGCAATGCGCTGGCCGGAAGCGTCGATCTCGTTGGCGAGAGCGGCGAAATTTTCTCTCGCGAAGAAGGAAGCCGCCGCCTCGCTGCGCGCTCTCCACGGCCTGATCTTGCGCCGCATCCGGCGCTTCCAAACGACACGCGCCTGTGGGCCGCACTCGTGCAGGCGAGCGGCGGAGTCTGGGGCGGATGCGTTTATGACACTGACATGATCCTCGCTCGCCTCGCGCCACCGACATCCAAACCAGAAAGGTCAGATACGTGA